In Fimbriimonadales bacterium, the following are encoded in one genomic region:
- the cdd gene encoding cytidine deaminase has protein sequence MTKREETVHAAIQVRDLAYCPYSKHAVGAAVLGEDDKIYSACNVENASYGLTICAERNAIGTMLSNGCKKWKMIAVASPKGAFPCGACLQVLQEFASENAAVILVDSDRKISTFSLSELLPHPFSP, from the coding sequence ATGACAAAACGAGAAGAAACTGTCCATGCCGCGATTCAGGTGAGGGATTTAGCATATTGTCCCTATTCGAAGCATGCCGTCGGCGCAGCGGTTTTGGGCGAGGATGATAAAATTTATTCGGCGTGTAATGTGGAAAACGCTTCGTATGGCTTGACGATTTGCGCAGAACGAAACGCAATCGGAACGATGCTCTCGAACGGTTGTAAAAAATGGAAGATGATCGCTGTCGCGTCGCCGAAAGGCGCTTTCCCTTGCGGGGCTTGCTTACAGGTTTTGCAAGAGTTCGCAAGCGAAAATGCAGCGGTGATTCTCGTGGATTCTGATAGAAAAATCTCGACATTTTCTTTGTCGGAACTCTTACCGCATCCATTTTCCCCATGA
- a CDS encoding endonuclease MutS2 — translation MGSKRSHAEEKLELASVLAQVAEFCRTGLGSEKILDIRPTFDASLISLRIEQTREALELLRASEIPEYGMARDVRRSVSDAAKGAVVPAEELFRIGETLEAMGNVSRFFAKLDSAPNLKKLAIGLPYLPDLQKRIQRSVTPEGEVLDDASPTLKKIRSERNSQQRKLMSRLQSMISGSYRTYLQEPIYTVRDGRYVIPVKAQYKSKVPGIVHDASASGQTLFIEPQSIVEEGNRLRELEALEREETERILSELSSAVGGHSEEILSGMDVLGDLDGIFAKARYADDRNAAPPNLSDGHLLVVREGHHPLIPREKSVPLTISVGEHSKSLLLSGPNTGGKTVTLKLLGLYALMIGCGIFPPAREIKYGPFHNVWADIGDEQSLQQSLSTFSAHLKNIAEIFHGVQKGDLVILDEIGAGTDPREGGALAKAFLDSLHNRGAIVAASTHYGEVKNFAQASERFACAAMEFDVETLQPTFRIIPGASGASHAMEISLRYGIPEEVIASAERFAGEEFLQERETSYALDNLVRETREEKQRIENLRKELEEKERRFETERQKWLEKMQKTRAQMEESLAQIIREARERYRELLERLKTVTNSQTREEIIAEAKTVEKELQDFRNRLEDAEAELEPDTKDISKIEPGTLVGVRGYSQPGTVVEIKKGGEVVVQIGIARVHAKMSDLKTYEKEARPSQATHERGSTPGAGKWVRGEAPMEISLRKMRFEDAREALERFFDEAILAGVPRIRIVHGKGTGTLKKMVHDFLKSRNEVAKFREGDIYEGGVGVTIVDLK, via the coding sequence GTGGGCTCGAAGCGCTCTCACGCAGAAGAAAAACTCGAACTCGCAAGCGTTCTTGCGCAAGTGGCTGAATTTTGCCGCACGGGGTTAGGCTCGGAAAAAATTCTCGATATAAGACCCACTTTTGATGCCTCTTTAATTTCGCTTCGAATCGAACAGACGCGAGAGGCGTTGGAGTTACTACGCGCTTCGGAGATTCCCGAATACGGCATGGCTCGGGATGTACGCCGTTCTGTTTCTGACGCAGCGAAAGGAGCAGTAGTGCCTGCGGAAGAGTTATTTCGCATCGGCGAAACGCTCGAGGCGATGGGGAATGTATCACGGTTTTTCGCGAAATTAGATTCCGCACCGAATCTTAAAAAACTCGCCATCGGCTTACCGTATTTGCCCGATTTGCAAAAAAGAATTCAGCGAAGCGTTACTCCGGAAGGGGAAGTGCTCGATGATGCAAGTCCGACTTTGAAAAAAATTCGTTCGGAACGCAATTCTCAGCAGCGGAAGCTGATGTCTCGTTTGCAGTCTATGATTTCGGGTTCGTACCGCACTTATTTGCAAGAACCGATTTACACGGTTCGGGACGGGCGATACGTGATTCCCGTAAAAGCGCAATACAAAAGCAAAGTACCGGGAATCGTGCATGATGCGAGTGCATCGGGTCAGACTCTTTTTATCGAACCGCAATCCATCGTAGAAGAGGGAAACCGATTGAGGGAATTGGAGGCACTGGAAAGAGAGGAGACGGAGAGAATTCTTTCGGAACTTTCGAGCGCAGTGGGGGGGCATTCCGAAGAGATTTTATCGGGAATGGATGTTTTAGGAGACTTAGATGGTATTTTTGCGAAGGCGCGCTATGCCGATGACCGCAACGCAGCCCCCCCTAACCTTTCCGATGGACATTTGCTCGTGGTTCGGGAGGGGCATCATCCGCTTATCCCTCGAGAAAAATCCGTTCCGCTAACGATTTCTGTGGGGGAGCACTCGAAGTCTCTTCTTCTAAGCGGTCCGAATACGGGGGGGAAGACCGTAACATTGAAACTATTAGGTCTCTATGCGCTCATGATCGGTTGTGGAATCTTTCCACCTGCTCGAGAAATCAAATACGGACCCTTTCACAATGTATGGGCGGATATCGGAGACGAACAAAGTTTACAGCAGTCCCTTTCGACCTTTAGCGCGCATCTCAAAAACATCGCCGAGATATTCCATGGCGTACAAAAAGGGGATTTGGTGATTCTCGATGAAATCGGAGCAGGCACCGACCCTCGCGAAGGGGGGGCGCTCGCGAAAGCCTTTCTCGATTCTTTGCACAACAGAGGGGCAATCGTCGCCGCATCCACGCATTACGGTGAAGTTAAAAACTTCGCGCAGGCGAGCGAACGTTTCGCTTGCGCCGCAATGGAATTCGATGTCGAAACTCTTCAACCGACCTTTAGAATCATCCCCGGAGCCTCCGGTGCGAGTCATGCGATGGAGATTTCGCTAAGATACGGAATCCCCGAAGAGGTGATAGCGAGCGCAGAGCGATTTGCAGGAGAAGAGTTTTTACAAGAACGTGAAACTTCTTATGCGCTCGATAACCTCGTTCGAGAAACGAGAGAGGAAAAGCAGCGCATCGAAAATTTGCGAAAAGAATTGGAGGAGAAAGAACGTCGTTTCGAAACGGAAAGGCAAAAATGGCTAGAAAAAATGCAGAAAACGCGAGCGCAGATGGAAGAGTCTTTGGCACAGATAATCCGAGAAGCCCGCGAACGTTATCGTGAACTGCTCGAGCGCCTCAAAACTGTTACAAATAGCCAAACGCGAGAAGAAATCATCGCAGAAGCGAAAACAGTCGAGAAAGAACTCCAAGATTTCCGCAACCGACTCGAAGATGCAGAAGCAGAGCTCGAGCCAGATACGAAAGACATCTCGAAAATAGAACCAGGAACCCTCGTGGGAGTTCGCGGTTATTCACAGCCGGGTACGGTCGTCGAGATTAAAAAGGGGGGGGAAGTCGTCGTACAAATTGGTATCGCTCGGGTTCATGCAAAAATGTCGGATTTGAAAACTTATGAGAAAGAGGCTCGCCCCTCGCAAGCCACTCACGAAAGGGGAAGTACCCCTGGTGCAGGGAAGTGGGTTAGAGGGGAAGCGCCCATGGAAATATCGCTCCGAAAAATGCGGTTCGAAGATGCGCGAGAGGCTTTGGAAAGGTTTTTCGACGAAGCGATTCTCGCAGGAGTGCCGAGAATACGTATCGTTCATGGAAAAGGAACGGGAACGCTCAAAAAGATGGTGCATGATTTCCTGAAATCGCGCAATGAAGTGGCAAAATTCCGAGAAGGAGATATATACGAAGGGGGGGTCGGAGTTACGATCGTGGATTTGAAATGA
- the fabD gene encoding ACP S-malonyltransferase, protein MEKDFLAVLFPGQGSQTPGMGRDFYENSEIAREIFEIVKEATGITVASLCFQSDEEKLRETQNAQIALFTTSVATYKTWEEAQKERKQIFAPICMAGHSVGEFSALTCAGYLSIEDGARLVQKRGDLMARAGALRVGAMAAVIGLPDDAVEKVCQRISVPGREVVPANYNCPGQVVISGDRPAVVEAMDKLIELGGRCVPLNVSGAFHSPLMKEAQEAFRTALEGVHFLKPHREIPVVSNVTATPVDDPEAWKELLEQQLVSPVLWAESMRTMERMGAEIFIECGPGKVLCGLLRRTLSSAKCFSLSKYEDIQNTLNAISEVRN, encoded by the coding sequence ATGGAAAAGGATTTTCTTGCCGTACTTTTCCCTGGCCAAGGCTCTCAAACTCCAGGGATGGGTCGTGATTTTTATGAAAATAGCGAAATAGCCAGAGAGATTTTCGAAATCGTAAAGGAAGCAACAGGCATAACCGTTGCAAGTCTTTGTTTTCAAAGTGATGAAGAAAAGTTGCGAGAAACCCAAAACGCGCAAATTGCCTTATTTACGACCTCCGTTGCTACATACAAGACCTGGGAGGAAGCCCAAAAGGAACGAAAACAAATTTTCGCCCCAATCTGTATGGCAGGGCACAGTGTGGGGGAATTCTCCGCGCTCACGTGCGCTGGATATTTATCTATCGAAGATGGGGCTCGTTTGGTGCAAAAACGGGGTGATTTAATGGCGCGCGCGGGTGCACTTAGGGTCGGAGCGATGGCTGCGGTAATCGGTCTGCCCGATGACGCGGTCGAAAAAGTTTGTCAAAGAATCTCAGTCCCAGGGAGAGAAGTCGTGCCAGCGAATTACAATTGTCCTGGGCAGGTCGTGATTTCCGGGGATAGACCCGCCGTAGTAGAGGCGATGGATAAACTCATCGAGTTGGGTGGTCGATGTGTCCCTTTGAATGTGAGTGGTGCATTCCATTCCCCATTGATGAAAGAAGCCCAGGAGGCATTCCGGACAGCTTTAGAAGGTGTTCACTTTCTAAAGCCTCACCGTGAGATCCCCGTGGTGAGCAACGTTACTGCAACACCGGTAGACGATCCAGAGGCGTGGAAAGAACTCTTAGAACAACAACTCGTTTCTCCTGTTCTTTGGGCAGAATCCATGCGAACGATGGAAAGAATGGGAGCCGAGATTTTCATCGAATGTGGACCTGGCAAAGTGCTGTGCGGCCTTTTGAGAAGAACGCTTTCTTCTGCTAAATGCTTTTCGCTTTCTAAATACGAGGACATCCAAAATACTTTGAATGCCATTTCCGAGGTGCGTAATTGA